A part of Variovorax sp. HW608 genomic DNA contains:
- a CDS encoding IS5 family transposase (programmed frameshift) → MAKRVQSWVVTDEFWQRVEPLIPQRAAPPDKVYLRKPGAGRPPKPARQVFEAIVYVLRTGCQWKALPKERFGSASAVHKRFLEWEEAGLFEALWKAGLAEYDDMQGIAWRWQSVDGAMMKAPLAQEAVGRNPTDRGKKGGSKRHLLVDGRGVPLSLVVSGANVHDCKRLDEVLSAVVVKRKAPPHRRSKHLCADAGYRGAQHLRTIEDHGYIPHVVGRRTEAHAKKRDPKKKARRWVVEVCHSWFNRFRKLLVRYEKLERSFVALNHLAAAIIAFRKVPIDANIIYG, encoded by the exons TTGGCCAAACGAGTGCAGTCTTGGGTGGTGACGGACGAATTCTGGCAACGCGTGGAGCCGCTGATTCCTCAGCGTGCGGCGCCGCCGGACAAGGTGTACTTGCGCAAGCCCGGGGCCGGCCGGCCGCCGAAGCCGGCGCGGCAGGTGTTCGAGGCCATCGTGTATGTGCTGCGTACGGGCTGCCAGTGGAAGGCATTGCCCAAGGAGCGCTTTGGCAGTGCCAGCGCGGTGCACAAGCGGTTTCTCGAGTGGGAAGAGGCGGGCCTGTTCGAGGCGCTGTGGAAGGCCGGCTTGGCGGAGTACGACGATATGCAGGGCATCGCCTGGCGCTGGCAGAGCGTGGATGGGGCGATGATGAAGGCGCCACTGGCGCAGGAAGCTGTCGGGCGCAACCCCACAGATCGGGGAAAAAAAGG GGGCAGCAAGCGCCACCTGCTGGTGGACGGCCGTGGCGTCCCGTTGTCGCTCGTCGTGAGCGGGGCCAACGTTCATGACTGCAAGCGCCTTGACGAGGTGCTCAGCGCCGTCGTCGTCAAGCGAAAGGCCCCGCCACATCGGCGAAGCAAACATCTGTGCGCCGATGCAGGCTACCGCGGCGCGCAGCACCTTCGCACCATCGAGGATCACGGCTACATCCCTCACGTCGTCGGTCGGCGCACCGAAGCGCACGCCAAGAAGCGCGACCCGAAGAAGAAGGCCCGGCGTTGGGTCGTCGAGGTGTGCCACAGCTGGTTCAACCGCTTTCGCAAGCTGCTCGTGCGCTACGAGAAGCTCGAGCGCAGTTTCGTCGCGCTCAACCACCTTGCCGCTGCCATCATCGCGTTCCGGAAGGTGCCAATCGATGCGAACATAATTTACGGATAG
- a CDS encoding DUF4262 domain-containing protein, which translates to MFIQSEVVATLRRRIAQEGWAMAGVGTGHAAVTFVYTVGLQKSFAHPDLIMFGIAPTEAEGVIDVIAQRVKAGEPAHEGVMILGAAEVPLMPRWADAERIRLLVPAQLARGRYSYLQIVWPDSKGRFPWEARFDKRRLRSQSFLFDDCREFLNFSDNRPTLQSKFSRSTPFGNFSVGS; encoded by the coding sequence ATGTTCATCCAATCCGAAGTCGTCGCGACCCTCCGGCGCCGCATCGCCCAGGAAGGTTGGGCCATGGCGGGCGTCGGCACGGGCCACGCGGCCGTGACCTTCGTCTACACGGTGGGTCTGCAGAAGAGCTTCGCGCATCCGGACCTGATCATGTTCGGCATCGCGCCGACCGAAGCCGAGGGCGTGATCGACGTCATCGCGCAGCGCGTGAAGGCCGGCGAGCCGGCGCATGAAGGCGTCATGATCCTCGGCGCGGCCGAGGTTCCCCTGATGCCGCGCTGGGCGGATGCGGAGCGGATCAGGCTGCTGGTCCCCGCACAGCTCGCGCGCGGCAGGTACAGCTACCTGCAGATCGTCTGGCCCGATTCGAAGGGACGGTTCCCGTGGGAGGCGCGATTCGACAAGAGAAGGCTTCGGTCGCAGTCCTTTCTTTTCGACGACTGTAGGGAATTCTTGAACTTTTCAGATAACCGACCTACTCTTCAGTCAAAGTTCAGTAGATCGACGCCGTTCGGCAACTTTTCAGTAGGAAGCTGA
- a CDS encoding GNAT family N-acetyltransferase, producing MSTSKSHDDVRLIECSEAGHADAILEILNDAIVNSTALYDYVPRPRAAMSTWFAGKRAGGFPVVGAVDASDRLLGFASWGTFRAFPAYKYTVEHSVYVHRDHRGRGLGELLLRELIRRAHEAQLHVLVGCIDAANAGSIGLHTRLGFVHTGTMPQVGFKFGRWLDAAFYQLTLETPTDPRDG from the coding sequence ATGAGCACGTCGAAATCGCACGACGATGTGAGACTGATCGAATGCAGCGAGGCCGGGCATGCGGATGCCATCCTCGAGATCCTCAACGACGCCATCGTCAATTCCACCGCCCTCTACGACTACGTGCCTCGCCCGCGGGCAGCGATGTCGACCTGGTTCGCCGGCAAGCGCGCGGGCGGCTTCCCGGTCGTGGGCGCGGTCGACGCTTCGGACCGCTTGCTGGGCTTCGCGAGCTGGGGAACGTTTCGCGCCTTCCCAGCCTACAAGTACACGGTCGAGCACAGCGTCTACGTGCACCGCGACCATCGCGGCCGCGGGCTCGGCGAACTGCTGCTGCGCGAGCTGATCCGGCGTGCGCACGAGGCGCAGCTCCACGTCCTCGTGGGCTGCATCGACGCGGCCAATGCGGGCAGCATCGGCCTGCACACGCGGCTGGGCTTCGTCCATACGGGCACGATGCCGCAGGTGGGCTTCAAGTTCGGCCGCTGGCTGGATGCAGCCTTCTATCAGCTCACCCTCGAAACGCCGACCGATCCGCGGGACGGCTGA
- a CDS encoding helix-turn-helix domain-containing protein: protein MMEKADSAASDAGVNERIARRVRELRTARGYSLDALATRCGVSRSMISLIERAAASPTAVVLEKLATGLGIPLAGLFGGASADTPAEPLVRRAQQPIWRDPESGYMRRNISPPGWPSPLHLVEVDFPPAARVAYEIGPRENVVHQQIWMLKGRIDLTLGDQLHELREGDCLAMRLDQPLIYSNPTRQSARYIVAICAEPAPPGTPRTSNTTATGA, encoded by the coding sequence ATGATGGAGAAAGCGGATTCTGCCGCCTCTGACGCAGGCGTCAACGAGCGCATCGCGCGCCGCGTGCGCGAGCTGCGCACCGCACGGGGCTACTCCCTGGACGCGCTGGCCACGCGCTGCGGCGTCAGCCGGTCGATGATCTCGCTGATCGAGCGCGCTGCCGCCAGCCCCACGGCCGTCGTGCTGGAAAAGCTGGCGACCGGCCTCGGCATCCCGCTCGCCGGGCTCTTCGGCGGCGCAAGTGCGGACACGCCTGCAGAGCCGCTGGTGCGCCGCGCGCAGCAGCCGATCTGGCGCGACCCGGAATCCGGCTACATGCGACGGAACATCTCGCCGCCGGGATGGCCTTCGCCGCTCCACCTGGTCGAGGTGGATTTCCCGCCCGCCGCGCGCGTCGCCTACGAGATCGGCCCGCGAGAGAACGTAGTTCACCAGCAGATCTGGATGCTCAAGGGCCGCATCGACCTGACGCTCGGCGACCAGCTCCACGAACTGCGCGAAGGCGATTGCCTGGCGATGCGGCTGGACCAGCCGCTGATCTACAGCAACCCCACGCGCCAATCGGCGCGCTACATCGTGGCGATCTGCGCCGAGCCTGCGCCCCCGGGCACGCCCCGAACCTCCAACACCACCGCCACAGGAGCCTGA
- a CDS encoding YitT family protein codes for MDQRPGSDVASPHPLLNDAQGFATAILLVGLGLAILHSAQLLTGGIPGVAFLMSYATGWPLGWTLVIVNLPFIAFAWRAFGPGFTGKTVIVVAGLSLGVEGIGRVLSVHSAHPLFAAIAGGLLIGVGLLVLFRHGASLGGFGVLALFLQRRRGWSAGTVQMACDAAIVAAAFALVEPSRVVYSIVGAVVVNLVLVWNHRPAMPSREASGTEVVER; via the coding sequence ATGGATCAACGCCCGGGCTCTGATGTCGCAAGCCCCCACCCGCTGCTGAACGACGCGCAAGGCTTCGCGACCGCGATATTGCTGGTCGGCCTGGGGCTGGCCATCCTTCACAGCGCCCAGTTATTGACCGGCGGCATCCCGGGCGTGGCCTTCCTGATGAGCTACGCGACCGGCTGGCCCCTCGGCTGGACCCTGGTGATCGTGAACCTGCCCTTCATCGCATTCGCGTGGCGCGCATTCGGGCCGGGGTTCACCGGGAAGACCGTCATCGTCGTCGCGGGCCTGTCGCTCGGCGTCGAAGGAATAGGCCGGGTCCTCAGCGTGCATTCGGCACACCCCTTGTTCGCCGCGATCGCCGGGGGATTGCTGATCGGCGTCGGCCTGCTCGTGCTGTTCCGCCATGGCGCCAGCCTGGGCGGATTCGGCGTGCTGGCCCTGTTTCTGCAGCGGCGGCGCGGATGGAGCGCGGGCACGGTGCAAATGGCGTGCGATGCCGCGATCGTTGCCGCCGCATTCGCGCTCGTCGAGCCGAGCCGCGTCGTCTATTCCATCGTGGGGGCCGTGGTGGTGAATCTGGTCCTGGTGTGGAACCACAGGCCGGCCATGCCGAGCCGGGAGGCCTCGGGCACGGAGGTCGTCGAGCGGTGA
- a CDS encoding response regulator, with protein sequence MTEDSAATRARLTKDLSDSGDLAIVGCADTEIGGLTWLVEHPHGWDLTIVDLNSDPEGGLRMLSACRVRRPNQKVALLRSHTSPDLWRRCRGLGADVVVDKLGDSASLLRYCARLKGGALRSGGRGTLARLGHFLRTRLATLMQGRIRLSG encoded by the coding sequence ATGACCGAGGACAGCGCAGCGACCCGTGCGCGCCTCACAAAGGACCTCAGCGATTCCGGCGATCTCGCCATCGTGGGGTGCGCCGACACGGAGATCGGAGGCCTCACCTGGCTGGTCGAGCACCCGCACGGCTGGGATCTGACGATCGTCGATCTGAATTCGGATCCCGAGGGAGGACTGCGCATGTTGTCGGCATGCCGCGTGCGGCGACCGAATCAGAAAGTCGCCCTGCTGCGCAGCCACACGTCGCCAGACCTATGGCGACGCTGCAGGGGTCTGGGCGCCGACGTGGTCGTCGACAAGCTGGGTGACAGCGCTTCACTCCTACGCTACTGCGCGCGCTTGAAGGGCGGCGCCCTGCGCTCGGGCGGGCGCGGAACGCTGGCGCGCCTCGGTCATTTCCTGCGAACCCGCCTGGCCACCTTGATGCAGGGCCGGATACGGCTCAGCGGTTGA
- a CDS encoding NnrS family protein, translating to MAPFTAIKSAQSPAVQAPGFALWQLGFRPFYLLASAFAALSIGLWAMQFAGWLPRAYLQGPLWHAHEMLFGFALAVIVGFLFTAGRNWSGQPTPTGLPLAALAALWVAGRILVLTPLAWTAAVVNAAFPLACAVALAVPLVAARNRRNYFFIGLLLMLSGAAFAFHLSALGIIQAPAWIGIQVALDVLLFIMAVMGGRVIPMFTNNGVSGANATRHPLVEKVALGSLIALLIVDAMGLPPLVVAAVAVPAALAHLARWLLWRPWKTLGNTLVLVLHVAYAWIPVHLALKALALPGWVSPSLATHALTVGAAGGLIIGMMVRTARGHTGRILRADRVDTASFVLVLLAALARVLVPLIAPSQTVAAVLGSAAFWTLGFGLYAAHYWPMLTRPRLDGKPG from the coding sequence ATGGCTCCCTTCACTGCCATCAAGAGCGCGCAATCACCCGCCGTACAGGCGCCGGGCTTCGCCCTCTGGCAGCTCGGCTTCCGGCCGTTCTATCTGCTCGCCAGCGCCTTCGCCGCGCTGTCCATCGGCCTGTGGGCGATGCAGTTCGCCGGCTGGCTCCCGCGGGCCTATCTCCAGGGACCGCTGTGGCATGCGCACGAAATGCTGTTCGGCTTTGCCCTCGCCGTGATCGTCGGCTTTCTCTTCACCGCCGGGCGCAACTGGTCCGGCCAGCCGACGCCCACGGGACTGCCGCTGGCCGCCCTGGCGGCCCTCTGGGTGGCGGGCCGCATCCTGGTGCTCACGCCCTTGGCCTGGACGGCCGCCGTCGTCAACGCGGCCTTTCCGCTCGCCTGCGCGGTGGCGCTGGCCGTTCCCCTGGTGGCCGCACGCAACCGTCGCAACTACTTCTTCATCGGCTTGCTGCTGATGCTGTCGGGCGCCGCTTTCGCCTTCCATCTCTCGGCCCTTGGAATCATTCAAGCGCCGGCCTGGATCGGCATCCAGGTCGCCCTGGATGTGCTGCTGTTCATCATGGCGGTCATGGGCGGCCGGGTGATTCCGATGTTCACCAACAACGGCGTCTCCGGCGCCAATGCGACGCGGCACCCGCTGGTCGAGAAGGTGGCGCTGGGCTCACTGATCGCGCTCTTGATCGTCGATGCGATGGGCTTGCCGCCGCTCGTGGTGGCCGCCGTTGCCGTGCCGGCGGCGCTCGCGCATCTTGCGCGCTGGTTGCTCTGGCGCCCGTGGAAGACGCTCGGCAACACCCTGGTGCTGGTGCTGCACGTCGCCTACGCGTGGATCCCCGTCCACCTTGCACTGAAGGCGCTGGCACTGCCCGGCTGGGTGTCCCCATCGCTTGCAACCCATGCGCTGACCGTCGGGGCGGCCGGGGGGCTCATCATCGGCATGATGGTCCGCACGGCGCGAGGCCACACGGGCCGGATCCTGCGCGCCGACCGGGTCGACACCGCCAGCTTCGTCCTGGTCCTGCTCGCCGCGCTGGCGCGGGTTCTCGTGCCGCTCATCGCACCGTCCCAGACCGTTGCCGCAGTGCTTGGTTCGGCCGCGTTCTGGACGCTGGGCTTCGGCCTCTATGCGGCGCATTACTGGCCCATGCTGACCCGGCCGCGCCTGGACGGCAAACCCGGCTGA
- a CDS encoding metal-sulfur cluster assembly factor: MTASFPYDGPEALRAPVAAALSRVVDPEVSMNIVDVGLIYGVTIDAGNVHVLMTMTSAACPVIDLIIDDAEIELDKVVPADLKICIELVWEPPWTPQRMSANAKRFMGW, from the coding sequence ATGACCGCATCCTTTCCCTACGACGGGCCGGAAGCGCTGCGCGCACCCGTCGCCGCGGCGCTGTCGCGCGTCGTCGATCCCGAAGTCTCGATGAACATCGTCGACGTCGGGCTGATCTACGGCGTCACCATCGACGCCGGGAACGTGCATGTGCTGATGACGATGACCTCGGCCGCCTGCCCGGTGATCGATCTCATCATCGACGACGCGGAGATCGAACTGGACAAGGTCGTCCCGGCCGATCTGAAGATCTGCATCGAACTGGTGTGGGAACCGCCCTGGACGCCGCAGCGCATGAGCGCGAACGCCAAGCGGTTCATGGGATGGTGA
- a CDS encoding RrF2 family transcriptional regulator, whose product MKLTAFTDYSLRVLIYLAARPERRATIAEIADSFAVSEHHLTKVVHFLGKHGWLANVRGKGGGLSLASAPDSINVGDVVRHTEANAIVECFEEGGGECQIAGQCRLRGVLGEAVAAFYAVLDRYTLADLARNREALSAIFFVDRAPERRRGKEAA is encoded by the coding sequence ATGAAGCTCACTGCCTTTACCGACTACAGCCTGCGCGTGCTGATCTACCTGGCCGCGCGGCCCGAGCGGCGCGCCACCATCGCCGAGATCGCCGACTCGTTCGCGGTGTCGGAGCATCACCTGACCAAGGTGGTCCATTTCCTCGGCAAGCACGGCTGGCTGGCCAACGTTCGCGGCAAGGGAGGCGGTCTGTCGCTCGCAAGCGCGCCCGACTCGATCAACGTCGGCGACGTCGTGCGCCACACGGAGGCCAATGCCATCGTGGAGTGCTTCGAGGAAGGCGGCGGCGAATGCCAGATCGCCGGCCAGTGCCGCCTGCGCGGCGTACTGGGCGAGGCCGTGGCGGCGTTCTATGCGGTTCTGGATCGCTACACGCTCGCGGACCTCGCTCGCAACCGGGAGGCGCTCTCCGCGATCTTCTTTGTCGACAGGGCCCCGGAACGCCGCCGGGGCAAGGAGGCTGCATGA
- a CDS encoding nitric-oxide reductase large subunit translates to MRNNNRLWRWLAFIFVLSFGALGYLGVQIYLSAPPIPSSVTASNGDVIFTGEQIQRGQQVWLSTGGQQLGSLWGHGSYVAPDWSADWLHREAVALQHGHAQAYRKAPSALTASERGALDATVVDEMRRNTYDSTSGVITVSAQRAQAIREVAAHYDALFGDDASAATLRGQYAMTPGMVPDRADRQDLNAFFFWTAWAAATDRPGETGLSYTSNWPHEPLVGNTMSSSAAIWSMVSIVLLLAAIAAMLWLHGSRKDEPAAEPPKADPLLGAAATPSMKATRKYFFAVIGLMLLQIAMGAITAHYAVEGQSFFGLPLAEMLPYVVSRTVHTQIGIFWIATAWLATGLYVAPLLSGREPRLQKLGVDVLFWALIAIVVGSTLTGWLGTLQHRGVDFSFWLGNQGLEYTSMGRVWQLLLFVGLLFWVFLLGRALWPALVKPSSSRGLIAMVFLSATCIGGFYSASLAWGQHTHYSMVEYWRWWLVHLWVEGFFEVFATAVVALIFTRLGLVRTESANRAIIAETIVFLFGGILGTLHHLYFTGTPTSVIAVGAVFSALEVVPLTLIGLEALQTWRRSKAIPWLAAYKWVIMCFVAVGFWNTVGAGVLGFAINPPASLYYVQGLNMTPAHGHAALFGVYGMLGIGLMLFCLRGLYERQLHADGLLKPAFWSLNIGLAMMVFLSLLPAGIYQAWASVTQGLWFARSAEVVHSRVMETLVWMRVPGDIVFAVGAVLLAGYALRLLRRPALQAATQPSARSKGRPGLAVQAGRVAEQ, encoded by the coding sequence ATGAGAAACAACAACCGGCTCTGGCGCTGGCTCGCCTTCATCTTCGTACTGTCGTTCGGTGCGCTGGGCTACCTGGGCGTCCAGATCTACCTGAGCGCGCCCCCGATTCCTTCATCCGTCACCGCCTCCAACGGCGATGTGATCTTCACGGGCGAGCAGATCCAGCGCGGCCAGCAGGTCTGGCTGTCGACCGGCGGACAGCAGCTCGGCTCCCTGTGGGGCCATGGCAGCTACGTCGCGCCCGACTGGTCTGCCGACTGGCTGCACCGCGAGGCCGTGGCGCTCCAGCATGGTCACGCGCAGGCCTACCGCAAGGCGCCCTCCGCGCTGACTGCATCGGAACGCGGTGCGCTCGACGCCACGGTGGTCGACGAAATGCGGCGCAACACCTACGACAGCACGAGCGGCGTGATCACCGTTTCCGCCCAACGCGCGCAAGCGATCCGCGAGGTCGCGGCGCACTATGACGCGCTGTTCGGCGACGATGCATCGGCCGCGACGCTGCGCGGCCAATACGCCATGACGCCCGGCATGGTGCCCGATCGCGCCGACCGCCAGGACCTGAACGCCTTCTTCTTCTGGACCGCCTGGGCCGCGGCCACCGACCGGCCCGGCGAGACGGGGTTGAGCTACACCAGCAACTGGCCGCATGAGCCGCTGGTCGGCAATACCATGAGCAGCTCCGCGGCGATCTGGTCGATGGTCAGCATCGTCCTGCTCCTGGCGGCCATCGCCGCCATGCTGTGGCTGCACGGCAGCCGCAAGGACGAGCCCGCGGCAGAGCCGCCCAAGGCGGATCCGCTGCTCGGCGCCGCTGCGACGCCCTCCATGAAGGCCACGCGGAAGTACTTCTTCGCGGTGATCGGGCTCATGCTGCTGCAGATCGCCATGGGCGCCATCACCGCCCACTACGCGGTCGAGGGGCAGTCGTTCTTCGGGCTGCCGCTGGCCGAGATGCTGCCGTACGTGGTCAGCCGCACGGTGCACACGCAGATCGGCATCTTCTGGATCGCCACCGCCTGGCTGGCGACCGGCCTCTACGTCGCGCCGCTCTTGTCCGGTCGCGAACCCAGGCTGCAGAAGCTCGGCGTGGACGTGCTCTTCTGGGCCCTGATCGCCATCGTCGTCGGCTCGACGCTGACCGGCTGGCTCGGCACCCTGCAGCACCGCGGCGTCGACTTCTCGTTCTGGCTCGGCAACCAGGGCCTCGAGTACACGAGCATGGGCCGCGTCTGGCAGCTGCTGCTGTTCGTCGGCCTGTTGTTCTGGGTCTTCCTGCTGGGCCGCGCGCTGTGGCCCGCACTGGTCAAGCCGTCGTCATCGCGCGGCCTGATCGCGATGGTGTTCCTGTCGGCGACCTGCATCGGCGGCTTCTATTCCGCCTCGCTGGCCTGGGGACAGCACACCCACTATTCGATGGTCGAGTACTGGCGCTGGTGGCTGGTGCACCTGTGGGTGGAGGGATTCTTCGAGGTGTTCGCCACCGCCGTGGTCGCGCTGATCTTCACCCGCCTGGGCCTGGTGCGCACCGAAAGCGCCAACCGCGCGATCATCGCCGAGACCATCGTGTTCCTTTTCGGCGGCATCCTCGGAACGCTGCACCATCTCTACTTCACCGGCACGCCGACCTCGGTGATCGCGGTGGGCGCCGTGTTCTCCGCGCTCGAAGTCGTCCCGCTGACCCTGATCGGCCTGGAGGCGCTCCAGACCTGGCGCCGGTCGAAGGCCATTCCCTGGCTCGCCGCCTACAAGTGGGTGATCATGTGCTTCGTGGCCGTCGGCTTCTGGAACACCGTGGGCGCCGGCGTGCTGGGCTTCGCCATCAACCCGCCCGCTTCGCTCTACTACGTCCAGGGCCTGAACATGACGCCCGCCCATGGCCATGCCGCGCTCTTCGGCGTCTACGGCATGCTGGGCATCGGGCTGATGCTGTTCTGCCTGCGCGGCCTGTACGAGCGCCAGCTGCACGCCGACGGCCTGCTCAAGCCCGCGTTCTGGAGTCTCAACATCGGCCTTGCCATGATGGTTTTCCTGTCGCTGCTGCCCGCCGGCATCTACCAGGCCTGGGCCAGCGTCACGCAGGGCTTGTGGTTCGCCCGCTCGGCCGAGGTCGTGCACTCCCGCGTGATGGAGACCCTGGTCTGGATGCGCGTGCCGGGCGACATCGTCTTCGCCGTCGGTGCGGTGCTGCTCGCCGGCTATGCGCTGCGGCTGCTGCGCCGGCCGGCCTTGCAGGCCGCGACGCAGCCGTCGGCGCGCTCGAAGGGCCGCCCGGGCCTGGCCGTGCAGGCGGGACGCGTGGCCGAACAATGA
- a CDS encoding DUF2249 domain-containing protein yields the protein MKSAAFSSTVDVRVLEPRFRHSHIFSTFAALDDGHAIELVNDHDPRPLYAQFQAHWPDRFAWNYLEQGPAVWRVAITKVPSLNAPASGGCCGGCGGA from the coding sequence GTGAAATCAGCAGCCTTCTCCTCCACCGTCGACGTCCGGGTTCTGGAACCACGCTTTCGTCATTCGCACATCTTCTCGACCTTCGCCGCCCTCGACGACGGCCACGCGATCGAACTCGTGAACGACCACGATCCCAGGCCGCTCTATGCCCAGTTCCAGGCGCACTGGCCCGACCGCTTCGCCTGGAACTACCTCGAGCAAGGCCCCGCGGTGTGGCGCGTTGCCATCACCAAGGTCCCGTCCCTCAACGCGCCTGCGAGCGGCGGTTGCTGCGGCGGCTGCGGCGGCGCCTGA
- a CDS encoding acyl-CoA dehydrogenase family protein: MDFDLSARANEWRLRLDAFMTRYVVPHNAAWHRSVQEGIFPPPFLEDLKALAREEGLWNLFLPGLRDDEPGTRLSHLDYAPLAEIMGRLPWASEVFNCSAPDTGNMELLHRFATPEQRRAWLEPLLDGSIRSAFAMSEPDVASSDPTNLETTLRRDGDWLVLHGRKWFITGAAHPHCRLLIVMCRNHEGPQGDPPDAHRAHSIVLVPMDTPGVRVVRNIPVVHHLAPEGHCEIVLGDVRVPASHLLGQWGEGFAMAQARLGPGRIHHCMRTIGQCELALAMASERALERRAFGKYLRDHANIQDWLAESRIEIEQARLLVLQAAWSLDQGTCDPGALRARIAAIKVVAARLQSRVVERSMQLFGAMGLSPDTPLAFFWTWGRALHLMDGPDEVHLRTIGRHELAQARARMGASAAYFTTPEQLEATPRVR; this comes from the coding sequence ATGGATTTCGACCTCTCAGCGCGCGCGAACGAATGGCGTCTGCGTCTGGACGCCTTCATGACGCGTTATGTGGTGCCGCACAACGCCGCGTGGCATCGTTCGGTCCAGGAAGGCATCTTCCCGCCGCCCTTCCTCGAGGATCTGAAGGCGCTGGCGCGCGAAGAAGGCCTCTGGAACCTGTTCCTGCCCGGCCTGCGCGATGACGAGCCCGGGACCCGGCTCTCGCATCTCGACTACGCGCCGCTGGCGGAGATCATGGGGCGGCTGCCATGGGCCTCCGAGGTCTTCAACTGCAGCGCGCCCGACACCGGCAACATGGAGCTGCTGCATCGCTTCGCCACGCCGGAACAGAGGCGCGCCTGGCTTGAGCCGCTGCTCGATGGCAGCATCCGCTCCGCCTTCGCCATGTCCGAGCCCGATGTGGCCTCCTCCGATCCGACCAATCTCGAGACCACCCTGCGACGCGACGGCGACTGGCTCGTGCTGCATGGCCGCAAGTGGTTCATCACCGGCGCGGCGCACCCGCATTGCAGGCTGCTCATCGTCATGTGCCGCAATCACGAGGGGCCGCAGGGCGATCCGCCGGACGCGCACCGCGCCCACAGCATCGTGCTGGTGCCGATGGACACGCCCGGCGTTCGCGTGGTGCGCAACATTCCGGTCGTGCATCACCTGGCCCCCGAAGGGCACTGCGAGATCGTGCTCGGCGACGTGCGGGTGCCGGCATCCCACCTGCTGGGCCAGTGGGGCGAGGGCTTCGCGATGGCGCAGGCACGACTCGGGCCGGGGCGCATCCATCATTGCATGCGCACGATCGGCCAGTGCGAGCTGGCGCTCGCCATGGCGAGCGAGCGAGCGCTCGAGCGCCGGGCGTTCGGCAAGTACCTTCGGGACCACGCCAACATCCAGGACTGGCTGGCCGAATCGCGCATCGAGATCGAGCAGGCACGGCTGCTGGTCCTGCAGGCGGCCTGGTCGCTCGATCAAGGCACTTGCGATCCCGGCGCGCTGCGCGCGCGGATCGCGGCCATCAAGGTGGTCGCCGCGCGGCTGCAGAGCCGGGTCGTGGAACGATCGATGCAGCTGTTCGGCGCCATGGGTCTGTCGCCCGACACGCCGCTCGCGTTCTTCTGGACCTGGGGCCGGGCGCTCCACCTGATGGACGGGCCGGACGAGGTGCACCTGCGCACGATCGGCCGGCACGAACTCGCACAGGCCCGGGCCCGCATGGGGGCCAGCGCGGCCTACTTCACCACGCCCGAACAGCTCGAAGCGACGCCGCGCGTGCGGTAG
- a CDS encoding hemerythrin domain-containing protein, whose protein sequence is MTSSARLNSLIASPAAGFEQPFEMMQACHERVQRTLGLLERLRAHVARHGADEQARQAARDVMRYFDKAAPQHHLDEETHVFPPLVARGDPAMLALVARLKHDHLRMDAGWRMVRAILEGLERAEIQAIPAAGEAEIDAFARLYGDHIEAEEQLAYPAAAALLDDRALGAMGAEMARRRGAGA, encoded by the coding sequence ATGACTTCCTCCGCACGCCTGAACTCCCTCATCGCATCGCCGGCCGCCGGATTCGAGCAACCGTTCGAGATGATGCAAGCCTGCCATGAGCGCGTGCAGCGCACCCTCGGGCTGCTCGAGCGGCTGCGCGCGCATGTCGCGCGTCACGGCGCCGACGAGCAGGCGCGGCAGGCGGCCCGCGACGTCATGCGCTACTTCGACAAGGCCGCGCCGCAGCACCATCTCGACGAGGAGACGCACGTGTTCCCGCCACTGGTCGCGCGCGGCGATCCCGCCATGCTCGCGCTGGTCGCGCGCCTCAAGCACGACCATCTCCGGATGGATGCGGGCTGGCGCATGGTGCGCGCCATCCTCGAGGGCCTCGAGCGCGCAGAGATCCAGGCGATCCCGGCGGCCGGGGAAGCGGAGATCGACGCCTTCGCGCGCCTCTATGGCGATCACATCGAGGCCGAGGAGCAGCTCGCCTATCCGGCTGCCGCCGCGCTGCTCGACGATCGCGCGCTGGGCGCGATGGGCGCGGAGATGGCACGACGCCGCGGCGCGGGCGCCTGA